A stretch of DNA from Deinococcus seoulensis:
GGCGGATGGTGTGTTCGTCGATTCCGTCGCCCTGGATGACGCGGACGTGGTTCAGGACCTTGTATCCCTTGCTGTTGGTGGTGGTGCCGTACCTGGCGGCCAGGGCGTTCACGGCGAGGCGGACCATGGCGGGCGGTTCGCCGCTGTCGGGCCGGACGACCAGGGTGCCGCCGGATTCGATGACCTGCTGTCTCAGGGTGTCGCCCCAGAGGTGGTTGATGGCGTTCTTGAGGTCGTAGGAGTCGCTGACCACCGCGTACACGCTGCCGGGGCGGCTGAAGCGGGTGATCATGTTGCGGTACGCGTCGACCTCGTGCGCCTTGCCCCAGGATGTGATGGTGCTGTGCTCGGCGGCGGGGATGGAAAACGCGGCGATGTCGGCGCCGTAGTGGTTCCGGGCGACGCGCAGGGCTTCCAGGGTGTCGCTGCCCTGGAAGTTGATGAGGTGGGCGAGGCCGCCGATGCCTGCGCTCTCGCGGCTGCTGACGCCCCTGGACCCGAAGTCGTGCAGTTTGAACGGGAGTTCCTCGGCGGCGCGGTCGCTGGTTTTTTCGAGGGCGGCGCGGATGATCTCGCGGATGTGCCAGCTCTGGGTGGCGACGGTGGTGGGGTACCAGACACGCATCAGCATGGTTTCGAACCAGCCGACCAGCCAGGGGAGTTCGGGGTCGGTGTTCGTGCAGCTCAGCAGGACGTTGTGGATGGGCACCAGCGTGCCTTCCGGCACGGCGCGGACTTCCAGGGGCAGCTTGCCGCCGTGGACGTTCACGACGCGCATCCAGCCGTCGTAGGGGAAGGGTTCGCCGTGTGCTTCGATGAGGGCGCGGGCTTCCTCGACCATGTCGGCAGTGACGCGGGTGGTCAGGTAGCGGTCGAGGATGTACTGCAGGCCGAAGAAGCGCGTCTGGGGATACTTGCCGCCGCGACTTTCCAGGTAGGAGAAGAGGCGGGTGGTGCCTGTGGGGTACTGCAGGAAGTGGCTGCTCTTGTAGCTGTCGGTGTCGAGGATGATGTTGCGGTCGTTCAGGGGAGTGGTCATGATCAGGCTCCTTTGCTGGACAGTGTGGTCAGGGCTCGGGCGAGGGTGTGGAGTTCTTGGCTGTATTCGATCTGGTCGGTCCAGTCGGTGGGGAAGGAGTGAATGCCGAGGTGGGCGCCGAGCAGGCTGCCGGTGATGCAGGCGATGGAGTCACTGTCGCCGCTGGTGGTGGCGGCCAGTTGAAGGGCGCGGACCGGATCTTGTGGGAACAGCAGGAAGCACAGCAGGCCGGTCGCAAACGCTTCTTCTGCAATCCAGCCTTCACCGCTGTAGTGGCATGGATCGGCGTGGAGGGGAAGGCCGGTGCTGGCCTGGAGTGCGCGTTCAAGGGCGTCACTGCATTCGTCCCAGCCGCGTGCGATGAAGTCTTCCGGGCTGGGTTCGGGAGTGTGGGTCCACAGGTCGCCCAGCCACGCGTGATGGTAGGTGGTGCGTTGTGCCTGGACGTACTGCCTGAGGTGGGTGGGCAGTTCGGCTGGGAGTGCGCCGTCGAGAAGTAGGTGCAGGGTGTGTGCGGTCAGGTCGCTGGCGGCCAGGGCAGTGGCGTGACCGTGGGTCATGGCGGCCTGAAGTTGCGCGGCACCTGCTCGGGTGGTGGCTGCTGGCACCGTGGCGATGGGTTGCACGCGCATGTTGGCGCCGCAGCCTTTGGACCCAGGGATGGTGGCGTGCGGCCAGGGGACACCTTCTTTCAGTGCCTGACAGGCGCGGAGGCAGGTCATGCCGGGGGCGCGGTTGTTCTCCGGGTCGTCCAGCCACTGCGTGAACGTGTCACGCAGTTCCCCGGAGAGGGCTTCGGCACTCAATTGGGGTGTGGCGATCAGTGCTCGCGCGACGGCGATCATCATTTGCGTGTCGTCCGTGACTTTGCCCTGGTGGATCGTCGTGGGGCCATCGGGCGGATATGCCGCGCGAATAGCTGCCGGGTCACGGGTGAATTCAACGGGGGCGGCGAGGGCGTCTCCGAAGGCTGCTCCGAATAGAAGCCCCTGTATCCGGTGAAGGGGTGAAGGTAGGTGAGGGCGTGGCGGGGTCATGGGGTGCCTCCTATGGTGCAACCTCGTGCTTGACTCATAATCTAGAAATCTATTATGAAAACTATGAGCAAGGGGGGTGCGTGAGGTTCAGGCAGTCGTGACCTCGCGCCACTTCGCGCAGCGATTCGACTGGGAACGCTGTCCCTGACGGTGCTCATGCCGGTGCGGGCAGGATGGGGGAGGGGTGCGAAGTCCTTCACGCCACCCTGCTGACCGTGCGTTTATCATTCCTTCATGCCCGCGCGCCGCTCCGCCACCGTCCTGCTCCTGACCGCGCTCCTGACCGCCTGCGGGTCCGGATCGGGCGGCAGCGGCACCACCAACCCCACGCCGACCCCCACCCCCACGCCCAGCCCGACCCCCACGCTTCCCACTGTGAAGTGGAGCGACCCCGCCACCTGGGGCGGCACGCTGCCCGCCGCCGGGCAGAAGGTCACCCTCCCCGCCGGGAAACGCGTCCTGCTGGACACCACCCCGCCCGACCTGGGCGGCCTGACCATCCCCACCGGCACCGTGCTGGAATTCGACGACACGGCTGACCGCACCCTGCGCGCCGAGTGGATCATGGTGCACGGCGAACTCCGCATCGGCAGCGAGGCCAGACCCTTCACGCACCACGCCGAGATCCTCCTGACGAACAAGGCCCCCGGCGAGGACGTCATGGGCATGGGCGACCGCGTGCTGGGCGTCATGGACGGCACCCTGGAACTCCACGGGCAGCCCCGCCTCGCCTGGACGCGCCTGAACGCCACCGCCCGCAAGGGCAGCAGCACCCTGACCCTGGACCGCGCGCCCGACTGGCAACCCGGCGACAGCCTCACCCTGACGAGCACCGACTTCAACCCGGACCAGACCGAACAGGTCACCGTGCAGCGCGTCAGCGGCACTGCCGTCACCCTCGCCGCACCTCTGAAACACACGCACTGGGGCGACCCGATCACCGTCGCGGGCCTGGGCGTGAACGAACGGGCCGAGGTGGGCCTCCTGACCCGCAACGTCGTCGTGGCCGCCACGGACGACGCCGCGCAGACCGGCGTGGGCGCGCACGTCATGATCATGGGCACCAGCACCGCCCGCATCGAGGGCGCGGAATTCACCCGCGTCGGGCAGCTGAACACCCTGCGCCGCTACCCCGTGCACTTTCACCAGCTGGGCAGCGCCCCGACCTCGTACCTGCGCGGCAGCAGCGTGCACGCCTCCTTCAACCGCTGCGTGGTCGTGCACGGGACCAGCGACCTACGCGTGCAGGACAACGTCACCTTCGACAACATCGGCCACTGCCTCTTCCTGGAAGACGGCGACGAGACCGGCAACACCCTCAGCGGGAACCTCGTCACGCGCGTCAGGGCCCCCGACGCCAAACAGGGCCAGAAGCCGCTGCTGGACAGCGACAAACGCCCCGCCGCGTACTGGATCACTCACCCCGCCAACACCGTGCGCGGCAACGTCGCCGCCGGGGTGGACGGCACCGGCTTCTGGCTCGCGTTCCCCGAACACCCCACCGGCCTCGCCGCCGCCAGGACCGACATCTGGCCCCGCCGCACCCCCCTGGGCGAATTCAGCGGCAACACCGCCCACGGCACGGATCGTGGCCTGAACCTCGATGGCGGCCCGAAACCCGACGGCACCACCGAGGTCACGTACTACGCGCCCGTCACCACGCCCAGCGATCCCAAAAGCGCGCCCGTCACCGCCACCCTGGACACCTTCACCGCCTACAAGAACCGCGACCACGGCGTGTGGCTACGCGGGAAGGGCCACGTCCTGCTGAACGCCACCCTCGCCGACAACGGCGTCGGCGCGACCTTCGCCAGCGACGACAGCACCCTCAAAGGCGGCACCCTGATCGGTGAGACACCCAACCTCGGCCAGCCCGACAGCTGGGAACCCACCGGCACCGGCGGCCGCGCCCTCCCACGCCCCTGGGACCCCAGCTTCCCCATCCGCGGGTACCAGTTCTACGACGGGCACGTCACCATCGACGGCGCGACCCTCGCCGCGTTCACGCCCGACACCACCCGGCAGGCCAGCGGCCTCGGGTACGTCACGAAGAACGCCTTCAGCCTCGAACCCACCAACAACGCCCTGAACCTCCGCTGGCCCGACACCAGCACCCGCGTGTACTTCCCACCCGCCCAACCCGACCGGGACGGCGACAAGGCCGCCACGTTCCTCGACACCGACGGCACCACCACCGGCAAGGCAGGCACCACCGTCACCGCCAGCCCCCTCCTGCGCGCCGCGCCCGACTGCACCCCCACCCCCGCCTGGAACGCCAGCACCTGCCCCGGCACGTACACCCGCCTGTGGATTCACGACGACACCGCCGCCCGCATCGGCCCCGTCACCGTCACCGGCCCGCACGGCACGGTCAGCCTGAACGGCAACACCGCCGACCAGAAAACCTTCCACACCACCACCCGCCTGGGCCACACCTACACCCTGACCCCCACCACCCCCACCCCCCACCTGCGCGTCGGCATCAGCCACAGCCAGCCCGGCGACACCCTCACCCTCCGCATCCCCACCCCCACCGAACCCCGCCTGTACCGCGACTGGTGGATCGACAACCGCAACCTCCTCAAGAAGGTCACCCCCGCCGCCCTGCCCACCACCACCGGCGACAGCTACGCCTACGAGAACGGCACCCTCACCCTGAAACTCGTCGTGCAACAGGGCCGCGACTACGCCGCCACCGACATCTGCACCGCCGACCTGTGCAAGTAAGGGGGCCGTGTCAGGCTTACAGGTACACCTGACAGCCCCGCTCAATCAGCGTGTCGAAAGCGTCTGGCAAATTCTCGATGCGGTTCCAGCGCAGGTCGAGTTTCCGCAGGGCGGGCAGGTGCGCCAGCCTTTCGGGAAGGGTGGTCAGGGCGTTGGCGCGCAGGTCGAGGGTGTGCAGCGCGTGCAGGTCGCCCAGCGTGTCTGGCAGGTGCGTCAGCGCATTGAAGCGCAGGTTCAGGGTCGTCAGGCGCGGCAACTGCCCCAGCGAGTCCGGCAGTTCTGTCAGCGCGTTGCCCTGAAGGTCCAGCACTTCCAGCGCCCCACACCCTCCC
This window harbors:
- a CDS encoding nicotinate phosphoribosyltransferase, which produces MTTPLNDRNIILDTDSYKSSHFLQYPTGTTRLFSYLESRGGKYPQTRFFGLQYILDRYLTTRVTADMVEEARALIEAHGEPFPYDGWMRVVNVHGGKLPLEVRAVPEGTLVPIHNVLLSCTNTDPELPWLVGWFETMLMRVWYPTTVATQSWHIREIIRAALEKTSDRAAEELPFKLHDFGSRGVSSRESAGIGGLAHLINFQGSDTLEALRVARNHYGADIAAFSIPAAEHSTITSWGKAHEVDAYRNMITRFSRPGSVYAVVSDSYDLKNAINHLWGDTLRQQVIESGGTLVVRPDSGEPPAMVRLAVNALAARYGTTTNSKGYKVLNHVRVIQGDGIDEHTIRQILDNLDVDGYSAENVSFGMGGALLQKVDRDTQRFAYKASAGLIDGEYRGIYKDPVTDPGKRSKDGVLDLVQEGGRMVTKAYRTFDTDFPGSLLRTVYRDGELLVRDTLEEVRGRA
- a CDS encoding ADP-ribosylglycohydrolase family protein, yielding MTPPRPHLPSPLHRIQGLLFGAAFGDALAAPVEFTRDPAAIRAAYPPDGPTTIHQGKVTDDTQMMIAVARALIATPQLSAEALSGELRDTFTQWLDDPENNRAPGMTCLRACQALKEGVPWPHATIPGSKGCGANMRVQPIATVPAATTRAGAAQLQAAMTHGHATALAASDLTAHTLHLLLDGALPAELPTHLRQYVQAQRTTYHHAWLGDLWTHTPEPSPEDFIARGWDECSDALERALQASTGLPLHADPCHYSGEGWIAEEAFATGLLCFLLFPQDPVRALQLAATTSGDSDSIACITGSLLGAHLGIHSFPTDWTDQIEYSQELHTLARALTTLSSKGA
- a CDS encoding G8 domain-containing protein — encoded protein: MPARRSATVLLLTALLTACGSGSGGSGTTNPTPTPTPTPSPTPTLPTVKWSDPATWGGTLPAAGQKVTLPAGKRVLLDTTPPDLGGLTIPTGTVLEFDDTADRTLRAEWIMVHGELRIGSEARPFTHHAEILLTNKAPGEDVMGMGDRVLGVMDGTLELHGQPRLAWTRLNATARKGSSTLTLDRAPDWQPGDSLTLTSTDFNPDQTEQVTVQRVSGTAVTLAAPLKHTHWGDPITVAGLGVNERAEVGLLTRNVVVAATDDAAQTGVGAHVMIMGTSTARIEGAEFTRVGQLNTLRRYPVHFHQLGSAPTSYLRGSSVHASFNRCVVVHGTSDLRVQDNVTFDNIGHCLFLEDGDETGNTLSGNLVTRVRAPDAKQGQKPLLDSDKRPAAYWITHPANTVRGNVAAGVDGTGFWLAFPEHPTGLAAARTDIWPRRTPLGEFSGNTAHGTDRGLNLDGGPKPDGTTEVTYYAPVTTPSDPKSAPVTATLDTFTAYKNRDHGVWLRGKGHVLLNATLADNGVGATFASDDSTLKGGTLIGETPNLGQPDSWEPTGTGGRALPRPWDPSFPIRGYQFYDGHVTIDGATLAAFTPDTTRQASGLGYVTKNAFSLEPTNNALNLRWPDTSTRVYFPPAQPDRDGDKAATFLDTDGTTTGKAGTTVTASPLLRAAPDCTPTPAWNASTCPGTYTRLWIHDDTAARIGPVTVTGPHGTVSLNGNTADQKTFHTTTRLGHTYTLTPTTPTPHLRVGISHSQPGDTLTLRIPTPTEPRLYRDWWIDNRNLLKKVTPAALPTTTGDSYAYENGTLTLKLVVQQGRDYAATDICTADLCK